A window from Dioscorea cayenensis subsp. rotundata cultivar TDr96_F1 unplaced genomic scaffold, TDr96_F1_v2_PseudoChromosome.rev07_lg8_w22 25.fasta BLBR01000092.1, whole genome shotgun sequence encodes these proteins:
- the LOC120253465 gene encoding putative disease resistance protein At1g63350, producing the protein MSNENIMSNSGKILSSLKNSGTEVVQGVQESLLLILKFSYDTLPRNIQECFLSTSILRWLSKDELLELWMGLGLINNLQQAYPTAREIFKKLEESCLLQYSSDDDYGFVRLHDYLNYWNKSPFVEIPSINAENWRFANRVIISGKMPKLTYLELSSIDIGELPKDIKCLVNLQYLNISFTQISSLPKELELQIESCPQLEQIVMNGSGKYLKKLKISDVRNLQNITFKSSQSPPEFFHALKKLEISGCNLDNLALGPRSPCLSSLQIDDCVEIEKLFYIEEEREIQQQEVSEHCTNIPCIGICKDRKATKISEHKQFCIGFPSTWMPGSVGMS; encoded by the exons ATGTCTAATGAGAATATCATGTCCAATAGTGGGAAGATTTTGAGCTCACTAAAGAATTCAGGTACTGAAGTAGTTCAAGGTGTGCAAGAATCATTACTTCTGATTTTGAAATTCAGTTATGATACTCTACCTAGAAATATTCAGGAGTGTTTCTTGTCTACTTCCATTTTACGATGGTTATCTAAAGATGAATTGTTGGAATTATGGATGGGTTTAGGCCTAATCAACAATTTACAACAAGCTTATCCTACAGCAAGGGAGATCTTTAAGAAGCTAGAGGAATCATGTTTATTGCAGTATTCTTCTGAtgatgattatggttttgtgaGGTTACATGAT TATCTGAATTATTGGAATAAATCGCCCTTTGTTGAAATACCATCAATCAATGCAGAGAATTGGAGATTCGCGAACCGAGTGATTATAAGTGGCAAG ATGCCAAAGTTGACATATTTAGAGCTTTCATCCATTGATATCGGAGAGCTTCCAAAGGACATCaaatgtttggttaatttgCAATACCTAAACATTTCATTTACACAGATCTCATCACTTCCAAAGGAGTTG GAACTACAAATTGAATCATGCCCACAGCTTGAGCAGATTGTGATGAATGGAAGTGGGAAATATCTCAAAAAGCTCAAAATCTCTGATGTCAGAAATCTGCAAAACATTACTTTCAAGTCATCTCAATCGCCTCCAGAATTTTTTCATGCATTGAAGAAGTTAGAAATTTCAGGATGTAATTTGGATAATTTAGCTTTGGGTCCGCGATCTCCATGTCTATCTTCTTTACAAATAGATGATTGTGTAGAGATAGAAAAATTGTTTTACATCGAGGAGGAGAGAGAAATCCAACAACAAGAAGTCTCAGAACATTGCACCAATATTCCCTGCATTGGAATATGTAAGGATAGAAAAGCTACCAAGATTAGTGAGCATAAGCAATTTTGCATTGGATTTCCCTCGACTTGGATGCCTGGCAGTGTCggaatgtcctaa